Proteins encoded together in one Gemmatimonadota bacterium DH-78 window:
- a CDS encoding RNA polymerase sigma factor, with product MQPEVEQELIRKCRAGDPRFYEPLVRAYEGPAMRVAVGMMGQPDDAHDAVQEAFVKVYNSLGRFDLKRPFGPWFFQILRNQCRDMLRSRQARGRMETVDERLEFRPADEATGPERIQQKSAAREMLWRGLERIGTEHREILVLKELEGFRYNEIAEILEIPEGTVASRLFHARRALKEALQGMGISYP from the coding sequence TTGCAACCGGAGGTCGAACAGGAGTTGATCCGGAAGTGTCGGGCCGGAGATCCCCGCTTCTACGAGCCGCTGGTGCGGGCCTACGAGGGCCCCGCCATGCGTGTGGCCGTGGGCATGATGGGTCAGCCGGACGACGCCCACGACGCGGTCCAGGAAGCCTTCGTGAAGGTGTACAACAGCCTGGGCCGTTTCGACCTGAAGCGCCCCTTCGGTCCGTGGTTCTTCCAGATCCTCCGAAACCAGTGTCGGGACATGCTCCGGAGTCGTCAGGCTCGCGGACGGATGGAGACCGTCGACGAACGTCTGGAGTTTCGGCCGGCCGACGAGGCCACGGGCCCGGAACGAATCCAGCAGAAATCGGCGGCTCGGGAGATGTTGTGGCGGGGGCTGGAACGGATCGGCACCGAGCACCGGGAGATCCTGGTGCTCAAGGAACTGGAGGGATTCCGGTACAACGAGATCGCCGAGATCCTCGAGATCCCGGAGGGAACCGTCGCGAGCCGACTCTTTCACGCACGTCGCGCGCTGAAAGAGGCTCTCCAAGGCATGGGGATCTCGTATCCCTGA